The Cryobacterium sp. SO1 genomic sequence GAAGTGGCCGGGCGTAAGTGAGGATAGGTGTTATGAATGTTGACCTAGTGGTTGTCGGAGCCGGTTTCTTCGGCCTCACGGTAGCCGAACGCTGCGCCAATGAATTGGGATTGCGGGTTGTCGTCATCGACAAACGCGACCACATCGGTGGCAACGCATACAGTTCGGTCGAACCCGAAACCGGAATCGAGGTGCACCGCTACGGCGCCCACCTCTTCCACACCTCGAACAAGGTGGTTTGGGACTACGTCAACACTTTTACCTCCTTCACCGACTACCGGCACCGGGTGTACACCACGCACAAGGGCGAGGTGTTCCCGCTGCCGATCAACCTCGGCACCATCAACCAGTTCTTCCACAGCGCCTACTCGCCCACCGAGGCCCGCGCGCTGATCAGCGAGCAGGCAGCTGAGGGCGCCGTCGCCACGGTGGCCAACCTCGAGGACAAGGCCGTTTCACTGATCGGCCGTCCCCTCTACGAGGCGTTCATCCGCGACTACACGGCCAAGCAGTGGCAGACCGATCCGCGTGAACTGCCCGCAGAGGTCATCAGCCGGCTGCCCGTTCGGTATAACTACGACAACCGGTATTTCAGCGACACCTACGAGGGTTTGCCCGTGGACGGGTACACGGCCTGGATCGAGCGCATGGCCGACCACCCCGACATCGAGGTGCGGCTGTCGACGGATTTCTTCGACCTCAACCAGGACATCAACATCCGTGACACCGTCGGCACGGTCCCCGTCGTCTACACCGGTCCCGTCGACCGGTACTTCGACTACTCGGAGGGACCGCTGTCCTGGCGCACCCTGGACTTCGAGGAGGAAGTCATCCAGACCGGCGACTACCAGGGCACCCCGGTGATGAACTACGCAGACACCGACGTCGCGTACACCCGCATCCACGAGTTCAAGCACTTCCACCCCGAGCGCAACTACCCCAACGACAAGACCGTGATCATGCGCGAGTTCTCGCGTTTCGCGGAGGAAGCCGACGAGCCCTACTACCCGGTGAACACCGCTGCGGACCGCGAGCGCCTGCTGCGCTAC encodes the following:
- the glf gene encoding UDP-galactopyranose mutase, with protein sequence MNVDLVVVGAGFFGLTVAERCANELGLRVVVIDKRDHIGGNAYSSVEPETGIEVHRYGAHLFHTSNKVVWDYVNTFTSFTDYRHRVYTTHKGEVFPLPINLGTINQFFHSAYSPTEARALISEQAAEGAVATVANLEDKAVSLIGRPLYEAFIRDYTAKQWQTDPRELPAEVISRLPVRYNYDNRYFSDTYEGLPVDGYTAWIERMADHPDIEVRLSTDFFDLNQDINIRDTVGTVPVVYTGPVDRYFDYSEGPLSWRTLDFEEEVIQTGDYQGTPVMNYADTDVAYTRIHEFKHFHPERNYPNDKTVIMREFSRFAEEADEPYYPVNTAADRERLLRYRERIAEQPNVIFGGRLGTYQYLDMHMAIGAALSTFENKLRPLFATDATA